Below is a genomic region from Eupeodes corollae chromosome 1, idEupCoro1.1, whole genome shotgun sequence.
AAAATTTACTAAGATTAACAAATTTTCTTGAgggttttccttttattttgacagctcgtggcggccatattgtttttcttgtattttctgtcaaaatatcttctttcaaCCAGATACGGCAAGTTACAGAGTCGAGCAACAAATATGCGTTCCGTACTCGTCGTCCCTCCAAGTCGACTGTTCAACGTTTGGTGTCTTAATTGGAGTACAACAGCTCAGTGAACAAAAAGCCAACACCAAATCAAGGCTGTTCGTAAAATTGTGCAGCAAATTCCGAGGCAGTCAATTCCGTGTCGCTCAGACGAACTTGGATTGTCGCAGACGGTAACATGGTGAATTTTGAGTAGTGATTTGGGCCTGCACCCATACAAAATCCCACTAACCCAGGAGCTGAAACCATAAGATCATACGCAGCCTGCATCGGTAGTGTCTTTAGTAGTTTGATTTTGGAGCAGTTGGAATGGAAGGTAAACCAGTTTTGGTCGAAAAGCCATCTTTAGCGATGAGGACCATTTTTATCTTCTACAAATTGAAGGGAACTTTTGTGATTTATCGAACTTCGTTCAAGCTTTATGGAGTAGAACCCCTCAAAATGTTGTGATACAAAGAAGTAATTTTCCTAAGtgacattttctaaaaatgtatattgGCTAACCTTAGTTACTTTAAGTGCTTTTTTCTACTGATATTTCTAGCAGTTTTTGACATGAAGAGATTAACTCACTCTAGTTTTACGGTCACTACCTAAATGATACATTAAAATCGACACTCTTAAAATTCCTGAATCCATAATTAACCTAACTAATTATCGAGCTCTTTTTCCTTAGATAATACTACTGTTTCCAATTTCGTGTcctgttttcaataaaattccggtcaaatataaaaagtagATGTAGAAAGTGATAATATATGTGGAGGAactttggtctataatttaggagctaacctttttttttcaattcaaatcatCCGATGACTCTTCACTTCTATATATACCTTCATGGCCTGATGGTCTAATTTCTTTATTTCGACTTGAACTGCTACTTCAGACTCTAATTGGGTCATTATCAGCTATTTGGCGTCATTTTCTCAAtcgaatcaaagaaaaaaaatcacttcaaagACGTCTAATGGCGGCACTATGACTCCGATCAGAGTGGCGATGGAGATGCTGACTGACGCTTTAGATAGCTTCACGATTGAGCCTAAGAACAGTCGGTCTTTTTCACCTCCGACGCattcaatgttaaaaaaatctcgtttgtttttccattttttaagttattgatAATGATGGGTAAATTAACACATCAATGGGAATGTAAGAGAAAAGTGTGATGCCGCATATCCGCGCCACACCAAAGAACCAGCAGCAATATAATAGAATAGACCTTTAAGCCTCATCAGCTAGAGCGTGTTAGATACCTATTGAGTGCGTTTCTGATTAGGTTATTAATTTACACCGGAATCAATTTGTCTACGGATGCTTTTCTATAGTGAACAAATCATAGTCCGTCggcataaaataattttcggaaCCTTTTATGCATTCTAGCCAAGCCATAcactttttgtattaaatatattCCTCAAACACGCAACTTGGGTTTTGAAGTCGTGTTATCGTATTGTTTGGAGACAAACATGCGATTAGGTTTGAATCTGTTAGTTAAAGAATAAGAGGTAAAAAACGTTGGTGTAAAGTTGAACTTTTTTACCTTTTTCCATAATGATTTCCTTTCAAATTAGAGGTTATCATCTTAATGGTTCGTCATAGTAGAAAAACATCATAATTTCTCATCTGAAAGAGTGAGGATAATTtgttttctctaattttttctaatgccgcattattttttattttataagaataggAAATTTCACGGGaaattatatgcaaaattaTAGCTTGGTTGGAGTCATAACTTTTCAGTCGGGTGagctaaaataattcaattaacttGGGTctgaaattaacttttaaacccATTTCAAATACACAATGaagttttattaaagaaaaactatgtAAGAACTAATCAccataaaatattgacaaaataaTTATCGCAGGATTTCAAAACAAAGCagtttttgggttttatgaaattctatgtaaacaaaaagaaaaattcttattgcccaataaaataacgccaagatattaaaaatttcatatcgTCCAAAAATGGTTCTATCGATCAAActctttctcaaaataaaatgcagaagACCCCAAAATCAATGCCATATTGCCTAAATTACTTATTGAAGTATTGCCAAAAAGATgacaagtttgttttttttggggCACTTAGACATTGTAAGTTTTGAGGTTGATCCCCCAAccgcaaaattaaaattaaaaaaatgtcagagAGCTAAAAAACTAGGAACGTCAAAAAATCGTAGCAAATATGCTTGATCACTTtcagaaagtgaaataaaaccattttagaagtgaaataaaatgaaatggttTGCTTGCTTACAGTGCTAACAACATCTATCATTATGGCATGCTACCCTCTGTAACCCCCTATTTTGGCTCACTATAGGAAGTGAGGTAGGTGCAAGTCCTTCACTGTTTGTACGCCATAATGATAGGTGCTAGAACTGTGAGCAGGGAAACCATTTATTTGGGCgttgtgacatttttttttattattaaagtggAACAATTCAGTTGTACATTGCTTTAGCAAACCTTTACTCATTTCCGCCACACACGAAGTGGAAGCTCTCAAAAAGGGACaacattttcgattttaaaaagttCACTATTGGTTCTCAGCTTATATTAATACCATAATGTAAGATAGGCTTTAGCCTTCTAACACTGAAAGAATTTCCTAAATCGGACCAGTTGTTCCTGAGATTAGTGCattcaaacaagcaaacaaacaaaaagcatAATACAAATTGTTGATcgtatacaaattataaaatacaaatttagtataaaatagatttttgtcttgaaatgtaacactttgtatttatttattccatttaTTGTCCTTCAACTGAATCACCCTATTTAAACTTTGAACTCGATAGTTTGCCCTTCAAAAATCAGGAAAATCATTTTATGATATCAATTTACACCCAActaacagcaaaaaaaaagactcTTAAcgtcataaatatttaaaaaaccttgaatgagtatagaaaactttttaaatcaaacgTAGTTTTTTTGCGGGGCTTACTGGTCGCATTTTGAGTTTAACTTTGAAACTTACAGAAAATGAACTTTATCATCGGAATaagtttagttatttttattattaaaatcataaattccTGCGAAGGGTTGGAATTGGTTgttttaagacaaaataagaTGAGTGATTTTCTCAAGAAATTAATTGATAAAGATTTGATGGCTTATACGGAAACTCTTCAAATAAGTATTGAAACTGAAACTAAACTTCAGAAATGGAAGTTTGGTGATATACTAAGTCAGTTTTTAGCAATGATAGATAAagaaatgaatattttaattgaattgaaaaatattgagcaAAAGAAACGATCATCTTTTGACTTACACGCCAGGGTCTTGTTTATTGATACCTTTGAGTCACTGAGGTAAATTCATACACTTAAGACTTCTAATTAAGAAcaaattggtttctttttcaGAAAATTGATTACAAAGCAACGTCTTTTCGACCATGATATATCAGCTGAAAATCAACTTTACTACATAATTCTCCCAACAGAAGTATCAGGTTTGGCGGTTGACCAAACCTTCCTCGAACAGGTCATgtatttttgttcgaaaaacttTATAGTTAATCTTAACGTTCTTGTTGAAAACGAAAGGGAAGATATTATAACAGCTTACACATACTATCCATTTACACAAAAAAGTTGTAGAGACTATTCACCAATCGTTCAAAATCGCCTCATAGATGGGAAAATTCAGTTTAATGATCACCAAACTTTTCCCTCGAAATTTAATAACTTCTGGCAGTGCCCTCTGGTGGTAGCTATATCCGAAGAACCTCCGTTTATAGTTGTTGAAGATGGTGAAATATCAGGAATTGATGGATGGTATCTTAACACTCTAGCTGGGGTgatgaatttttcaatcaaCGCCATTTTGTCTGAAGATACGGCGGGAAAAACTAGCCCAACCAATGGAACCGTTAATGGAGTTTTTAAAATGGTAAGACTGTAGTAAGAAATTCtgctttatataaaatattaatccataattttaaaacttcagaTGAATGAAGGCTTTGGAGACTTCTCTTTGGGCGGATCTTTCTGTGACGTTTTCCGAATGTCACAATTTTCCTCGACAACCGACTATTTCACAACATAtctcaaaattattgtaaaatttccCAAGCCGTACAGTTCTCTAGAGATCTTACTATTGCCATTTGACCATTATACCTGGTTCACACTTCTGCTAATCTTGATTGCTAAATGGATTGGTAACCTTTTCTGGAAAAGGAATTCTATCGAAATGGCAAGCTTCGAGAAATCCTCTGCAAGATTTCACATATTTACTTGGCTCTT
It encodes:
- the LOC129948390 gene encoding uncharacterized protein LOC129948390; its protein translation is MSDFLKKLIDKDLMAYTETLQISIETETKLQKWKFGDILSQFLAMIDKEMNILIELKNIEQKKRSSFDLHARVLFIDTFESLRKLITKQRLFDHDISAENQLYYIILPTEVSGLAVDQTFLEQVMYFCSKNFIVNLNVLVENEREDIITAYTYYPFTQKSCRDYSPIVQNRLIDGKIQFNDHQTFPSKFNNFWQCPLVVAISEEPPFIVVEDGEISGIDGWYLNTLAGVMNFSINAILSEDTAGKTSPTNGTVNGVFKMMNEGFGDFSLGGSFCDVFRMSQFSSTTDYFTTYLKIIVKFPKPYSSLEILLLPFDHYTWFTLLLILIAKWIGNLFWKRNSIEMASFEKSSARFHIFTWLFSILILQSSYEGSIFKFLHNNPRRELPSSLEEALADGYTIIAKSTYYTALKQISDFSDRFIFIDASQPKLIEEFNRKEGKYALVIFGELLSKNTSEEAKYRQFITVKNPLLQNIVCIYLPKFSYLTNEFNRRLKQFKYFGHLKRFYEKPIKKLINNKKKRNVGKDVNIISLSKLLGAFQLLALFMSLEVSVFFVELISVQNRSFKRFVELVH